In Nitrososphaerota archaeon, one DNA window encodes the following:
- a CDS encoding radical SAM protein, which produces MNRLFIKEPISGGIILSYKCNSECKHCMYACSPKWKNDWMNINDLKEVLKQLALKINKKYPPFFNKIGINYGLHFTGGEPFLNFDLLIKAIEIAKKFEIPAKFIETNCFWCINDKITKEKLIELKEAGLDGILISVNPFILEYVPFERTERAIKISKEIFKENVIIYQKFFYNQFKEFNLKNVLPFENYLEIASFESLNYIELIPMGRAVYKLSYLFRKYPAKEFFGEYCKEELTRPWHIHIDNYCNYITGYCAGISLGDARKLDLLCKEGIDLEEYPIIKALITNMKMLYELATKEYNYTELPEGYISKCHLCVDIRKHIVQQTDKFKELQPKEFYKYLK; this is translated from the coding sequence ATGAATAGGTTATTCATAAAAGAACCAATATCAGGAGGAATAATTCTTTCATATAAATGCAATAGTGAATGTAAGCATTGTATGTATGCTTGTTCACCTAAATGGAAAAATGATTGGATGAATATTAATGATTTAAAAGAAGTTTTAAAACAATTAGCTTTAAAAATTAATAAAAAGTATCCTCCATTTTTTAATAAAATTGGAATTAATTATGGCTTACATTTTACAGGAGGAGAACCATTCTTAAATTTTGATTTATTAATTAAAGCTATAGAAATAGCTAAAAAATTTGAAATTCCTGCTAAATTTATTGAAACAAATTGTTTTTGGTGTATAAATGATAAAATAACAAAAGAAAAATTAATAGAACTTAAAGAAGCAGGATTAGATGGAATTTTAATAAGCGTAAATCCATTCATTTTAGAATATGTTCCTTTCGAAAGAACAGAAAGAGCAATAAAAATAAGTAAAGAAATTTTTAAAGAAAATGTAATAATTTATCAAAAATTTTTCTATAATCAATTTAAAGAATTTAATTTAAAGAATGTTTTACCATTTGAAAATTATTTGGAAATAGCAAGTTTTGAAAGCTTAAATTATATTGAATTAATTCCAATGGGGAGAGCAGTTTATAAATTATCATATTTATTTAGAAAATATCCAGCAAAAGAATTTTTTGGCGAATATTGTAAAGAAGAATTAACTAGACCATGGCATATTCATATTGATAATTATTGTAATTATATTACTGGTTATTGTGCTGGAATTAGTTTGGGAGATGCTAGAAAACTTGATTTATTATGCAAAGAAGGGATAGATTTAGAAGAATATCCTATTATTAAAGCTTTAATTACAAACATGAAGATGCTATATGAATTGGCTACGAAAGAATACAACTATACAGAATTACCTGAAGGTTATATTTCAAAATGCCATTTATGTGTTGATATAAGAAAACACATAGTGCAACAAACAGATAAATTTAAAGAACTCCAACCAAAAGAATTTTATAAATATCTAAAATAA
- a CDS encoding ribonuclease HI family protein: MIEVYIDGLTQPYNPGGVATYGFIIYENKNKIFEESKIIGKGPWTSNNLAEYSALINALKFLLKENKQNEEIIIKSDSKLLVNQMSGKWKCHGGLYVKKYYEAKEILKKFNNIKFVWIPRELNKEADELSRKAYKEYLKI; this comes from the coding sequence ATGATTGAAGTATATATTGATGGATTAACTCAACCTTATAATCCAGGTGGAGTAGCTACTTATGGTTTTATTATATATGAAAATAAAAATAAAATTTTTGAAGAATCTAAAATTATAGGTAAAGGACCTTGGACTTCGAATAATTTAGCTGAATATTCAGCTTTAATAAATGCTTTGAAATTTCTATTAAAAGAAAATAAACAAAATGAAGAAATAATTATTAAATCAGATTCGAAACTTTTAGTTAATCAAATGAGTGGAAAATGGAAATGTCATGGAGGATTGTATGTTAAAAAATATTATGAAGCAAAAGAAATATTAAAAAAATTTAATAATATAAAATTTGTATGGATTCCTAGAGAACTAAACAAAGAAGCGGATGAGCTATCCAGAAAAGCTTATAAAGAATATTTAAAAATTTAG
- a CDS encoding HEPN domain-containing protein has protein sequence MTHIDEVKISRKRAKSFLLRAIECLNSKDYDLASFLSEQAVQLHLKSILLEETGDYPRTILFQY, from the coding sequence ATGACTCATATTGATGAGGTAAAAATTTCAAGAAAAAGAGCAAAATCTTTTCTTCTTAGAGCTATAGAATGCTTAAATTCTAAAGATTATGATTTAGCTTCATTTCTTTCGGAGCAAGCTGTACAACTACATCTTAAATCAATCTTATTAGAAGAAACAGGTGATTATCCTAGAACCATTCTATTTCAATATTAA
- a CDS encoding nucleotidyltransferase domain-containing protein, protein MEKYIDILIERAKILRNWKEYMPMIAKVIKDLLPDSQIYIFGSVIKGKAVGGSDIDILIVSNSIPKDNLSRAKIKVKIEQLCNLPLHHLFEFHLVNEEEAKWYFERIKELKNYEF, encoded by the coding sequence ATGGAAAAATATATTGATATTTTAATTGAAAGAGCAAAAATATTAAGAAATTGGAAAGAATATATGCCAATGATAGCAAAAGTAATAAAAGATCTTTTACCAGATTCGCAAATTTATATATTTGGAAGTGTAATTAAAGGGAAAGCTGTAGGAGGAAGTGATATAGATATACTTATTGTTTCAAATTCAATTCCAAAAGATAATTTAAGTAGAGCAAAAATAAAAGTAAAAATAGAACAATTATGTAATCTTCCTCTTCATCATTTATTTGAATTTCATTTAGTAAATGAAGAAGAAGCAAAATGGTATTTTGAAAGAATTAAAGAATTAAAAAATTATGAATTTTAA
- a CDS encoding radical SAM protein, which translates to MFDPIELSKKIEKIVCKNDERLYGRFRPARFYGGISSSDACGCNLRCIFCWGWRFVTQPKKYGKFYSAEEVAKKLIEIAEKFNFRLLRITGAEPTIGKNHLIKVLEIIDQTNFNFILETNGILIGYDKSYAKDLSKFKSLHVRVSIKGTNEEEFSKLTFAKPEAFQYQLNSLKNLLDEGISCHPSIMLSFSKKENYKKLLERLKEIDKILVREVEEEYVFLYPHVVKKLEQAKIKPIKAFSPNNVPQELI; encoded by the coding sequence ATGTTTGACCCAATTGAACTTTCTAAAAAAATTGAGAAAATAGTATGTAAAAATGATGAAAGATTATATGGACGTTTCCGTCCTGCTAGATTTTATGGAGGAATAAGTAGTAGTGATGCTTGTGGTTGCAATTTAAGATGTATTTTTTGTTGGGGTTGGAGATTTGTTACTCAGCCTAAAAAATATGGAAAATTTTATTCTGCAGAAGAAGTTGCAAAAAAATTAATAGAAATTGCAGAAAAATTTAATTTTAGATTATTAAGAATAACTGGAGCAGAGCCTACAATTGGTAAAAATCATTTAATTAAAGTTTTAGAAATAATAGATCAAACCAATTTTAATTTTATTCTTGAAACAAATGGAATTTTAATAGGTTATGATAAAAGCTATGCTAAAGATTTATCAAAATTTAAATCTTTGCATGTAAGAGTTTCGATTAAAGGAACAAATGAAGAGGAATTTAGTAAATTGACTTTTGCAAAACCTGAAGCTTTTCAATATCAACTTAATTCATTGAAGAATTTATTAGATGAAGGTATTTCCTGTCATCCTTCAATAATGCTTTCTTTTTCTAAAAAAGAAAATTATAAAAAACTTTTAGAAAGATTAAAAGAAATAGATAAAATTTTAGTAAGAGAAGTTGAAGAAGAATATGTTTTCCTTTATCCTCATGTTGTTAAAAAATTAGAACAAGCTAAAATTAAACCAATAAAAGCTTTCTCTCCTAATAATGTGCCACAAGAATTAATTTAA